One stretch of Rhodoflexus caldus DNA includes these proteins:
- a CDS encoding peroxiredoxin family protein, which produces MNTTRLISFLTLAALLFTSCQNKRGGIPKGEAAPDFETTDLQGNLHKLSDFKGKVVMLYFWADWCPACKKEFPETQEYYRKLKSDDFELIAINVSQPREASEEFQRKYKATFPMLLDTDGKISKQYGIEELPTNYFIDPEGKVARRIVGWIGEPQVKVMINQLSKK; this is translated from the coding sequence ATGAATACTACACGTCTGATAAGTTTCCTTACCTTGGCGGCATTACTTTTTACAAGTTGCCAAAACAAACGAGGCGGTATCCCTAAAGGAGAAGCAGCGCCTGATTTTGAAACAACTGATTTACAAGGTAATCTGCATAAGCTAAGTGATTTTAAAGGCAAAGTTGTGATGCTGTACTTTTGGGCTGATTGGTGCCCGGCCTGTAAAAAGGAATTTCCCGAAACACAGGAGTACTACCGCAAACTGAAAAGTGATGATTTTGAGCTGATTGCCATCAACGTATCGCAACCGCGCGAGGCTTCCGAGGAATTTCAGCGGAAGTACAAAGCCACATTCCCCATGCTGCTCGATACTGACGGAAAAATTTCCAAACAATACGGCATTGAAGAGCTTCCAACCAATTATTTTATAGACCCTGAGGGCAAAGTAGCCCGTCGAATTGTCGGCTGGATAGGCGAGCCTCAGGTGAAAGTGATGATTAATCAATTGTCAAAAAAATAA
- a CDS encoding mechanosensitive ion channel family protein: MNLPAAGQSVQLATPQEAIETHLKNLGFGETRRGKNFTKSAAAPFNHPELRNEINEKERIRRARMLKEIYEGLGKYIDFAAIPDNPNHRDTTMSNPNTYFLFSHLGYPIYLEKVGNNWYYSRETIQLIPELYELVFIIDTQALLGIDLFNPPQTFLLLTAWQWAGLAVLLLLTLLVYRLAMFLVIRVPVAMLKRAEQADFADTYLTPVLKPLIMALILFALNTLLPILQLPILYMRYVYPLLTVIWVIQFATVIYRIVKLGGYYIEKIYAKNGWNYNEQLGLLLKRILRVLIVFVTVVYLLQYIFNLNVAGVIAGLSIGGLAVALAAQDTLKNLFGSVMIFLDKPFKNGDWIIGDRVDGRVEYIGFRSTQIRTFANSVTVIPNGRLADLTLENMGMRQKHRFRTMLSITYDTPPVLIEAFIEGLRAVAVAHPNIEAEDVLITLFDFAESSIQIRFQVFIKVAEIRDELFIREELMLHIIRLAEAMGVKFAFPSTSLYVEQMPEAKNTLLRKINPEEYQKIAEDYVNNYVVRKEDGV; this comes from the coding sequence GTGAACCTGCCGGCAGCGGGGCAGTCGGTGCAGTTGGCTACGCCACAGGAAGCCATAGAAACACACTTGAAAAATTTGGGTTTTGGCGAAACACGGCGGGGAAAAAATTTTACCAAGTCGGCTGCGGCTCCATTCAATCACCCCGAATTGCGCAATGAAATTAACGAGAAGGAGCGTATCAGGCGTGCGCGCATGTTGAAGGAAATTTATGAAGGATTGGGTAAATATATTGACTTTGCTGCCATCCCCGACAATCCCAATCATAGGGATACTACCATGAGCAATCCGAACACCTATTTCCTGTTCAGCCATTTGGGGTATCCGATATATCTGGAAAAGGTAGGCAACAACTGGTATTACTCGCGCGAAACCATACAACTGATTCCTGAACTGTACGAACTTGTTTTTATCATTGATACGCAAGCGTTGTTGGGCATTGATTTATTCAATCCACCGCAAACCTTTCTGCTGCTGACTGCATGGCAATGGGCAGGGCTTGCTGTGCTGTTGTTGCTTACTTTATTGGTGTATCGGTTGGCGATGTTTCTTGTTATTCGCGTACCGGTTGCTATGCTGAAGCGCGCCGAGCAGGCAGATTTTGCCGACACCTACTTAACTCCTGTACTGAAACCGCTGATTATGGCGCTGATTCTGTTTGCGCTCAATACCCTTTTGCCGATTTTGCAATTGCCGATTCTTTACATGCGGTACGTATATCCTTTGCTGACTGTTATTTGGGTAATACAGTTTGCTACTGTGATTTATCGCATTGTCAAATTAGGTGGCTACTATATAGAGAAAATTTACGCAAAAAACGGTTGGAATTACAATGAACAGTTAGGCCTACTGCTAAAGCGAATCCTGCGCGTGTTGATTGTTTTTGTAACGGTCGTTTACTTGTTGCAATACATTTTTAACCTGAATGTGGCAGGGGTTATTGCCGGTCTTTCCATCGGTGGTTTGGCAGTGGCTTTGGCAGCGCAAGACACGCTCAAAAACCTGTTCGGTTCGGTGATGATATTCTTGGACAAGCCCTTCAAAAACGGTGATTGGATTATCGGCGACCGCGTGGACGGCAGGGTAGAATACATCGGCTTTAGAAGCACCCAAATCAGAACTTTTGCCAATTCGGTAACGGTCATTCCCAACGGCAGGCTGGCCGATTTGACGCTGGAAAACATGGGTATGCGACAAAAACACCGTTTTCGCACCATGCTGAGCATTACTTACGACACACCGCCCGTGCTGATAGAAGCCTTTATAGAAGGCTTACGGGCTGTTGCCGTGGCGCATCCCAATATAGAGGCGGAAGACGTACTGATTACACTTTTTGATTTTGCAGAGTCTTCCATTCAAATTCGCTTTCAGGTTTTTATCAAGGTTGCGGAAATCAGAGATGAGTTGTTTATCCGTGAAGAGTTGATGCTGCACATCATCCGTTTGGCAGAGGCCATGGGGGTTAAGTTCGCCTTCCCGAGCACAAGTTTGTACGTAGAGCAGATGCCCGAAGCTAAAAATACCTTACTGCGTAAGATTAACCCCGAAGAATACCAAAAAATTGCCGAGGATTATGTCAATAATTATGTTGTAAGGAAAGAAGACGGGGTGTGA
- a CDS encoding response regulator transcription factor has translation MLRWYFSAIDNQKLPPMKLLLIEDENNLAKDISTYLSSSNIHCEWVNTLNLALEKISAYEYDCILLDLTLPDGNGITILKELKKQQKNEGIIIISAKDTLESRLEGLQLGADDYLTKPFHIAELLARVHAVIRRKQFAGNNRLIINELEIDLLAKTLKVNQKNIDLTKKEFDLLLYLIGNKNRVLPKSSLAEHLSGDMADMLDNHDFVYAHIKNLKKKLSQAGAKDYIKTIYGTGYKWEV, from the coding sequence ATGCTCCGATGGTATTTTTCTGCCATTGACAATCAGAAACTGCCTCCCATGAAACTCCTGCTGATTGAAGACGAGAACAATCTTGCAAAAGACATCAGTACTTACCTCAGTAGCAGCAACATACATTGCGAGTGGGTAAACACACTCAACCTCGCCTTAGAAAAAATTAGCGCTTACGAGTATGACTGCATCCTGTTAGATTTAACACTACCTGATGGAAATGGCATAACCATACTAAAAGAGCTAAAAAAACAACAAAAAAACGAAGGTATCATCATCATTTCTGCCAAAGACACCTTGGAAAGTCGTTTAGAAGGCTTACAATTGGGTGCTGATGATTATCTTACCAAACCGTTCCATATTGCCGAACTTTTGGCAAGGGTTCATGCCGTTATACGCAGAAAGCAATTTGCAGGAAACAACCGTTTAATAATCAATGAGTTAGAAATTGATTTACTGGCAAAGACACTCAAAGTCAATCAAAAAAATATTGACCTGACCAAAAAAGAGTTTGACCTTTTGCTGTATTTGATAGGCAACAAAAACAGAGTTTTACCCAAATCGTCCCTTGCCGAACATCTTTCGGGAGATATGGCAGACATGCTGGATAACCACGATTTTGTATATGCTCACATTAAAAATTTGAAAAAGAAATTAAGTCAAGCAGGAGCCAAAGACTATATAAAAACCATTTACGGAACAGGCTACAAATGGGAAGTATAA
- a CDS encoding nitrous oxide reductase accessory protein NosL, whose amino-acid sequence MKNAAYFFILSIFILLSACTGSSESNGNNQSDSNQRCAQCGMPTEEFQAWRGKIVGTAATKHFCSPRCLFINSQAHSLAPTDSVFVTDYYGQTLIDGRNAYYVIGSDVIGPMGHDLVPLASQQAAEEFMQEHKGQQILRFGEVDAETIKGLGK is encoded by the coding sequence ATGAAAAACGCAGCTTATTTTTTCATTCTCAGCATTTTTATACTCCTGAGCGCGTGCACAGGCAGCAGCGAAAGCAACGGCAACAATCAATCAGACAGCAATCAACGCTGTGCGCAGTGCGGTATGCCTACGGAAGAGTTTCAAGCATGGCGCGGAAAAATTGTCGGTACTGCCGCCACTAAGCACTTTTGTTCGCCGCGCTGTTTGTTTATTAACAGTCAGGCGCACAGCCTTGCACCTACTGACAGCGTGTTTGTTACCGACTACTACGGGCAAACACTCATAGACGGCCGAAATGCGTATTATGTCATCGGGAGCGATGTCATCGGCCCGATGGGGCACGACCTTGTACCGCTTGCCAGCCAACAGGCCGCCGAAGAATTTATGCAGGAACACAAAGGGCAACAAATTTTGCGTTTCGGGGAGGTAGATGCCGAAACGATTAAAGGGTTGGGTAAATAG
- a CDS encoding fibronectin type III domain-containing protein, translating into MKAKIFSVCLWLMAVAGVSFAQDNRVIATPAQGGMIVRWFPRAVYVAEGVNVFRSPAGRNQWEKLTAKPVKKGDVPLPQEALDRNSALASYRELADKLNADDLATLAGAFITIQSVLSPDFARYLGNWYTDATAVAGQSYEYRVISASGKVLNTSPAVTMGEEVLEAPPVGIVHLLTDRIFQLGWKAEPSRFLAVNVYRTSVAEGRKKLNELPLMSSLDDLQKQGFLYADTTLQYGVSYAYEVVGIDLFGRETQPSAAVEVRAEDRIPPVPAGALASQADPKSGKIALRWQSSLSPDVAGYDIYRRGRKEQTGFRKINNRLQQPRDTVFTDEPPAADVWFYKVATFDRAGNRSDSDTTFAILPDKEPPAPPQGLTLEARSGEMHLKWKANTEPDLLGYRLYRTIDENRPESFALIHNDVLTATSYVDKLPAVARNKFIYRLVALDSSGNESRGSQAAEGRMPDITAPEQPVLTALTVNADKSLTLSWLANAESDLKGYQLFRAVDSAGFVPLGAMLPPAQTAFTDKGLQEGKLYRYTLTATDSSGNTSPQARPLAASLTANANAEALKAGGLTAAYDKRNKQLQLSWNKPKEPTLQGFIVYRKQENTSWRPVSGMLTEAKFSDADVKPGQTYYYQVRTYANGAVAHSQPLKTTVNE; encoded by the coding sequence GTGAAAGCCAAAATCTTTTCCGTTTGCCTGTGGCTCATGGCGGTTGCAGGCGTAAGTTTTGCACAAGATAACCGTGTGATTGCCACCCCTGCCCAAGGCGGCATGATTGTTCGCTGGTTTCCGCGTGCGGTGTATGTTGCCGAAGGTGTGAACGTGTTTCGCAGCCCTGCGGGGCGCAACCAATGGGAAAAACTGACGGCAAAACCCGTTAAAAAAGGCGATGTCCCGTTGCCCCAAGAAGCCCTTGACCGCAATTCCGCGCTGGCATCTTACCGCGAATTAGCCGATAAACTAAACGCCGACGATTTAGCCACGCTGGCAGGTGCATTCATTACAATTCAATCGGTATTAAGCCCCGATTTTGCCCGCTATCTGGGCAATTGGTACACCGACGCAACTGCCGTTGCGGGGCAGAGCTATGAATACCGCGTCATCAGCGCATCGGGCAAGGTGCTCAATACGTCGCCCGCCGTAACCATGGGTGAGGAAGTGTTGGAAGCCCCGCCCGTCGGCATCGTCCATCTTTTGACCGACAGAATTTTTCAGTTGGGATGGAAAGCCGAACCTTCCCGATTTTTGGCAGTGAACGTCTATCGCACATCGGTTGCCGAAGGGCGCAAAAAACTCAACGAATTGCCGCTGATGAGCAGCTTGGACGATTTGCAAAAGCAGGGTTTTCTTTATGCCGATACAACCCTGCAATACGGCGTAAGTTATGCCTATGAGGTAGTGGGCATAGACCTTTTCGGCAGGGAAACGCAGCCTTCCGCCGCGGTGGAAGTGCGTGCCGAAGACCGCATACCACCTGTTCCGGCAGGTGCGCTGGCTTCGCAGGCAGACCCGAAGAGCGGCAAAATTGCCCTTCGCTGGCAATCATCGCTTTCGCCCGATGTGGCGGGTTACGACATCTACCGCCGCGGGCGCAAAGAGCAAACGGGCTTCCGAAAAATCAACAACCGTTTGCAACAGCCCCGCGATACAGTGTTTACAGATGAGCCGCCCGCTGCCGATGTGTGGTTCTACAAGGTTGCAACCTTTGACCGCGCAGGCAACCGCAGCGATTCGGACACAACTTTTGCCATTTTGCCCGACAAAGAGCCGCCCGCACCCCCGCAAGGCTTAACGCTGGAAGCCCGAAGCGGTGAAATGCACCTCAAATGGAAAGCCAACACCGAACCCGACTTGCTGGGCTATCGGCTTTATCGCACCATAGACGAAAACCGCCCCGAATCGTTCGCATTGATTCACAACGACGTGCTCACCGCCACAAGCTACGTGGACAAACTGCCCGCCGTTGCCCGCAACAAGTTCATTTACCGATTGGTAGCCTTAGACTCTTCGGGCAACGAAAGCAGAGGTTCGCAGGCAGCCGAAGGCAGAATGCCCGACATTACAGCCCCCGAACAGCCCGTCCTTACTGCCCTTACCGTTAATGCCGATAAAAGCCTTACCCTTAGTTGGCTTGCCAATGCTGAAAGCGATTTGAAAGGTTATCAACTCTTCCGCGCCGTTGATTCGGCGGGTTTTGTGCCCTTGGGCGCGATGCTGCCCCCCGCGCAAACTGCTTTTACCGACAAGGGCTTGCAGGAAGGTAAACTTTATCGCTATACGCTCACTGCCACAGACAGCAGCGGTAACACTTCCCCGCAGGCGCGACCGCTTGCCGCATCGCTGACGGCAAATGCCAACGCCGAAGCACTGAAAGCAGGCGGTTTAACCGCCGCCTACGACAAGCGCAACAAGCAATTGCAATTGAGTTGGAACAAACCCAAAGAACCGACCTTGCAAGGGTTCATTGTCTATCGCAAACAGGAAAACACCTCTTGGCGACCCGTCAGCGGAATGCTCACCGAAGCGAAATTTTCCGATGCAGACGTAAAGCCCGGACAAACTTATTACTACCAAGTGCGCACCTATGCCAACGGCGCGGTTGCACACTCTCAACCCCTCAAAACCACCGTCAACGAATAA